The following are encoded together in the Citrus sinensis cultivar Valencia sweet orange chromosome 1, DVS_A1.0, whole genome shotgun sequence genome:
- the LOC102619551 gene encoding peroxidase 3-like: MKGSLSFFLISLVALLLGACRGGGLGKNFYKETCPEAEDIVQKIIWKNVALNSTLPAKFLRMHFHDCFVRGCDASVLIDSTASNSAEKDSIPNQTVGGFDVIEEVKTELEKKCPGIVSCADIVALAARDSVSFQFEKPLWEVLTGRRDGRISLVSEANSQIPAPSFNFSRLKQSFASKGLTVHDLVVLSGGHTIGVGHCNFFSRRLYNFTGKGDADPSLDSTYAAFLRTKCTSLADNTTIVEMDPGSGMYFDNNYYKILRQNKGMFQSDAALLTDNGASNIVDELLDPAKIFTEFAQSMERMGAVGVLTGTSGEIRKKCNVVN; the protein is encoded by the exons atgaagggtAGCTTAAGTTTCTTCTTGATCTCTTTGGTGGCACTACTTTTAGGAGCTTGCAGGGGAGGGGGATTGgggaaaaatttttataaggaAACTTGCCCCGAGGCTGAAGATATTGTGCAAAAAATCATTTGGAAAAATGTTGCACTCAATTCAACTTTGCCAGCAAAATTCCTTAGAATGCATTTTCACGATTGTTTTGTTAGG GGTTGCGATGCCTCAGTACTGATAGACTCAACAGCAAGCAACTCAGCTGAAAAGGATTCAATCCCGAACCAAACCGTTGGGGGATTTGATGTTATAGAAGAAGTCAAAACTGAGCTTGAGAAGAAATGCCCTGGAATTGTTTCTTGTGCCGATATTGTAGCTCTCGCTGCTAGAGACTCCGTTTCCTTCCAA TTCGAGAAGCCATTGTGGGAAGTGCTTACAGGAAGAAGGGATGGTAGAATTTCACTTGTTTCGGAAGCGAATTCGCAGATTCCTGCACCATCCTTCAACTTTAGTCGGCTCAAACAATCTTTTGCCAGCAAAGGCCTTACTGTTCATGACCTGGTCGTTTTATCag GTGGACATACCATTGGAGTTGGTCACTGCAATTTCTTCAGCAGGAGGCTGTACAATTTCACAGGAAAAGGTGATGCAGATCCATCATTGGATTCAACTTATGCTGCATTCTTGAGAACCAAATGCACAAGCTTAGCAGATAACACAACCATAGTGGAAATGGACCCCGGCAGCGGCATGTATTTTGATAACAATTACTACAAAATCCTGAGGCAGAATAAAGGAATGTTCCAATCTGATGCTGCACTTTTGACTGACAACGGCGCTAGCAACATTGTCGATGAGTTGCTCGATCCGGCCAAAATTTTCACTGAGTTTGCTCAGTCGATGGAGAGAATGGGAGCCGTTGGAGTTCTAACAGGAACTTCAGGAGAGATCAGAAAGAAGTGCAATGTGGTCAATTAA